One window from the genome of Streptomyces sp. NBC_00597 encodes:
- a CDS encoding IS630 family transposase: MAKPVRVRRLTEQEGQKLQHIVRRGSTSSVRFRRAMVLLASAGGSTVPVIARLVQADEDTVRDVIHKFNEIGLACLNPRWAGGRPRLLNRDDEDFVVQTATTRPTVLGKPFTRWSIRKLADHLRKNIDRPVRIGREALRCLLARRGISFQRTKTWKESPDPDFDAKLARIEYAINQRPDRTFAFDEFGPLGIRPTAGSCWAEQGRPDRLPATYRRTHGITYFHGCYSVGDDQMWGINRRRKGTDHTWAALRTIRAARPDGAPIYVILDNLSAHLNWRIRRWAARNKVELCFTPTYASWANPIEAHFGPLRQFTLANSHHPNHTVQTRALHAYLRWRNKNARHPDVLAAQRRERARIRSEKGIRWGGRPLPIAA; the protein is encoded by the coding sequence ATGGCGAAACCGGTCCGGGTTCGCAGGCTGACCGAGCAGGAGGGGCAGAAACTCCAGCACATCGTCCGGAGAGGCAGTACCAGCTCGGTGCGGTTTCGACGGGCGATGGTGCTGCTGGCTTCGGCCGGCGGCAGCACGGTCCCGGTCATAGCCCGCCTGGTCCAGGCGGACGAGGACACCGTCCGCGACGTGATCCACAAGTTCAACGAGATCGGGCTCGCATGCCTCAACCCTCGTTGGGCGGGAGGCCGTCCCCGCCTTCTCAACCGTGACGACGAGGACTTCGTCGTCCAGACGGCCACCACCCGACCCACCGTCCTGGGCAAGCCCTTCACCCGCTGGTCGATCCGCAAACTCGCCGATCACCTGCGCAAGAACATCGACCGGCCTGTCCGGATCGGCCGGGAGGCGCTGAGGTGCTTACTGGCCCGCCGCGGTATCTCCTTCCAGCGCACGAAGACCTGGAAGGAGTCCCCGGACCCGGACTTCGACGCCAAACTGGCCAGGATCGAGTACGCGATCAACCAGCGGCCTGACCGCACGTTCGCGTTCGATGAGTTCGGACCGCTGGGAATCCGCCCCACCGCCGGCTCCTGCTGGGCAGAACAGGGCCGGCCCGACCGGCTGCCGGCTACCTATCGCCGCACCCACGGAATCACCTACTTTCACGGTTGTTACTCCGTCGGTGACGACCAGATGTGGGGGATCAACCGGCGCCGCAAGGGCACCGACCACACCTGGGCGGCCTTGAGAACGATCCGGGCAGCCCGCCCGGACGGCGCCCCGATCTACGTGATCCTCGACAACCTCTCCGCCCACCTGAACTGGAGAATCCGCAGGTGGGCGGCCCGCAACAAGGTCGAGCTGTGCTTCACCCCGACCTACGCGTCCTGGGCCAACCCGATCGAAGCCCACTTCGGACCCCTGCGGCAGTTCACCCTCGCCAACTCGCACCACCCCAACCACACCGTCCAGACCCGGGCCCTGCACGCCTACCTACGCTGGCGCAACAAGAACGCTCGCCACCCCGACGTCCTGGCCGCCCAACGACGCGAACGCGCACGCATCCGCAGCGAGAAGGGCATCCGCTGGGGCGGCAGACCACTACCCATCGCGGCCTGA
- a CDS encoding recombinase family protein: MDLTPDQAALAVERHDCPNCDAPAGSPCRTRGGKTAAKYHTPRFVLVPALREELEIPVPADRHPGRAWKQGPALAIVPAPRTERPVRIGYARTSTARQELASQLEALHRAECHKVFKEQISTRIKVRPELEKALALARQFKEAAPETPVIFTVHELKRLARNAAELMTLSAELQAGGIQLELLTGPLTGIYDPNGMGAMFFAVLAVAGQIERNYIREKTLEGQVTAAAKGNHGGRPKVIDDDMLTFAIALKEKGVPVPEIAKKLVIKTGKNAGKNPSVASLYRALAEAEEAAADDSLPVRPKPVRIRRPGDPLTPEEIDLRERLQAQPHPNTEIRS; this comes from the coding sequence ATGGATCTCACACCCGATCAGGCAGCATTGGCGGTAGAACGTCACGACTGCCCGAACTGTGACGCGCCCGCCGGTAGCCCCTGCCGCACCCGGGGCGGGAAGACCGCAGCGAAGTACCACACCCCGCGCTTCGTCCTCGTCCCCGCGCTCCGCGAAGAACTGGAGATCCCCGTCCCCGCCGACCGGCACCCGGGCCGCGCGTGGAAGCAGGGCCCGGCGCTCGCCATCGTGCCCGCGCCCCGTACCGAGCGGCCGGTCCGGATCGGGTACGCAAGGACATCGACCGCCCGGCAGGAGCTGGCGAGCCAGCTCGAAGCTCTCCATCGGGCGGAGTGCCACAAAGTCTTCAAGGAGCAGATCAGCACCCGCATCAAGGTGCGGCCCGAGCTGGAGAAGGCGCTTGCCCTGGCCCGGCAGTTCAAAGAGGCCGCACCCGAGACGCCGGTCATCTTCACCGTCCACGAGCTCAAGCGCCTCGCGCGCAACGCCGCCGAGCTGATGACGCTGTCCGCCGAGCTTCAGGCCGGCGGCATCCAGCTCGAACTCCTCACAGGCCCGCTCACCGGCATCTACGACCCCAACGGCATGGGCGCCATGTTCTTCGCCGTGCTCGCCGTGGCCGGGCAGATCGAGCGCAACTACATCCGGGAGAAGACCCTCGAAGGTCAGGTCACCGCTGCGGCCAAGGGCAACCACGGCGGAAGGCCGAAGGTCATCGACGACGACATGCTTACCTTCGCCATCGCACTCAAGGAAAAGGGCGTCCCCGTGCCGGAGATCGCCAAGAAGCTGGTCATCAAGACCGGGAAGAACGCGGGCAAGAACCCCTCGGTCGCCTCGCTCTACCGAGCGTTGGCCGAGGCTGAGGAAGCCGCCGCGGACGACAGCCTGCCGGTGCGGCCCAAGCCCGTCCGCATCCGTCGGCCCGGGGACCCGCTCACTCCCGAGGAGATCGACCTCCGCGAACGCCTCCAGGCCCAGCCTCACCCGAACACGGAGATCCGCAGCTAG
- a CDS encoding MerR family transcriptional regulator, giving the protein MRIGEIAALVGLTTRAIRHYHHVGLLPEPERRPNGYRAYSVRDAVLLARVRRLTELGLSLDEVRDALADDAGRELTEILEELDADLARQEADIRERRCRLSALLAEPPGATGPVSPALAALLAQAPRTDSPSAAKDREYLTLMDATSSGSQEIFALLGTLVADPAVVELYERLDALAEAPADDPRIAPLAADLMAAVPEELFAAIPEDGAVVTGFKEALLAEYTPAQAEVVGRLMDAFMERGRG; this is encoded by the coding sequence ATGCGAATCGGAGAGATCGCCGCGCTCGTGGGGCTCACCACCCGGGCGATCCGGCACTACCACCATGTCGGGCTGCTTCCGGAACCGGAGCGGCGCCCCAACGGCTACCGGGCCTACAGCGTCCGCGACGCCGTACTGCTCGCCCGGGTGCGCCGACTCACCGAACTCGGCCTCAGCCTAGATGAAGTGCGCGACGCCCTCGCCGATGATGCCGGACGCGAACTGACCGAGATATTGGAAGAACTCGACGCCGACCTGGCCCGCCAGGAAGCCGACATCCGGGAGCGCCGCTGCCGGCTCAGCGCCCTGCTCGCCGAGCCGCCCGGCGCGACCGGGCCCGTCTCACCCGCCCTCGCCGCACTGCTGGCACAGGCCCCCAGGACAGACTCGCCGAGCGCGGCCAAGGACCGCGAGTACCTCACGCTGATGGACGCCACCAGCTCCGGTAGCCAAGAGATTTTCGCGCTGCTCGGAACACTGGTCGCCGATCCCGCGGTCGTCGAACTGTATGAGCGCCTCGACGCGCTCGCCGAAGCCCCCGCCGACGATCCGCGGATCGCACCTCTGGCAGCTGACCTGATGGCAGCCGTCCCCGAGGAGCTGTTCGCCGCAATCCCCGAGGACGGGGCGGTCGTGACCGGGTTCAAGGAGGCGCTGCTCGCCGAGTACACCCCCGCGCAAGCGGAAGTCGTGGGCCGACTTATGGACGCGTTCATGGAGAGGGGCCGGGGATGA
- a CDS encoding helix-turn-helix domain-containing protein: MTEREAPQDRLTAYAECLRDACTTGRRMTRSELEARRAEGERAAELGLTLRVLIREHLAVSQEVLNRVPTQQVGSLLAVTEQAVDAFVEGYERAQHQAVRQEEAARREFIDDLLYGRSDLGRLAERAERFGLRLSQAHAVAVASGPEPYGDGYPVARGIESAVLTRFAGRQILLTTKDGRLICVAPGDQPDVLAFFAKQAYAATDGGKVAIGRSHPGAGGVVHSYEEALNALDLAERMGLDGPVLHAADLLVYPVLTRDRQAMADLVENVLGPLRNGRGGAQTFIDTLTAYFDSGCVATEAARRLSLSVRALTYRLERIHSLTGADPADPVNRYTLQTAVIGARLLAWPDTQV, translated from the coding sequence GTGACGGAGAGGGAAGCACCGCAAGACCGGCTGACGGCGTATGCGGAGTGCCTGCGCGACGCCTGTACCACCGGGCGCCGGATGACGCGCTCCGAGCTGGAGGCACGCCGCGCCGAGGGGGAGCGGGCCGCAGAGCTCGGCCTCACGCTGCGCGTGCTGATCCGCGAGCACCTGGCCGTGTCCCAGGAGGTGCTCAATCGGGTGCCCACCCAGCAGGTAGGTTCCCTGCTTGCGGTAACCGAACAGGCAGTAGACGCCTTCGTGGAGGGGTACGAGCGCGCCCAGCACCAGGCCGTGCGCCAGGAGGAGGCCGCACGTCGCGAGTTCATCGACGACCTCCTCTACGGTCGCAGCGATCTCGGGAGACTGGCGGAGCGCGCAGAACGCTTCGGGCTGCGCCTCTCCCAAGCCCACGCGGTGGCCGTGGCGAGCGGCCCGGAGCCGTACGGCGACGGCTACCCGGTGGCCCGCGGGATCGAGTCGGCGGTACTGACCCGGTTCGCGGGCCGGCAGATCCTGCTCACCACCAAGGACGGGCGGCTGATCTGTGTGGCCCCCGGCGACCAGCCGGACGTCCTGGCGTTCTTCGCCAAGCAGGCGTACGCCGCCACCGACGGCGGCAAAGTGGCCATAGGCCGCTCCCATCCCGGCGCCGGCGGCGTGGTGCACTCCTACGAGGAGGCGCTCAACGCCCTCGATCTGGCGGAACGGATGGGCCTGGACGGGCCGGTGCTGCACGCCGCGGACCTGCTGGTCTACCCGGTCCTGACGCGGGATCGGCAGGCGATGGCCGACCTGGTGGAAAACGTGCTGGGCCCGCTCCGCAACGGGCGCGGCGGCGCCCAGACCTTCATCGACACCCTGACCGCGTACTTCGACAGCGGCTGCGTGGCGACCGAGGCCGCGCGCCGGCTGTCGCTGAGCGTGCGGGCGCTGACCTACCGGCTGGAGCGGATCCACAGCCTCACCGGCGCCGACCCGGCCGACCCGGTCAACCGCTACACCCTCCAGACCGCGGTGATCGGCGCCCGCCTGCTCGCCTGGCCCGACACCCAGGTGTGA
- a CDS encoding Tn3 family transposase, whose translation MPVEFLTDDQAEAYGKFAEEPTRPELERFFFLDDVDRDLIALRRTKHHQLGFALQMCTVRYVGLFLEDPLVVPWPVVEHLAVQLGIEDPSCVKRYTERLKTAYEHAWEIRDAYGYHPYEDAEWGRKFRTFLHGRAWTHAEGPVALFNQAVGWLRRNRVLLPGVSVLARQVSEVRTIAEKRLHATVARAAHRADPALPADLVATLVTPEGGRYSELERLRRPPTRTTGTAFARSLERVDEIGAFQLGRLKLSQIPPNRLAALARYGLGSKAASLERAVEPKRTAMLTAVMRHLEAKAIDEALDLFSVLLATRLISTAKRATDKQRLSMLPQLEKASRTLARAAKVLFGELELVESHGTDLDAAALWRAVEEVAPRAVVMSAAALVVSLVPEDEDSAAVAVRAALATRYNTVRPFLSLLGESKALDAATGGKRVLAGVKRLPALARRRVKDKPLLPREVDDKLVPAAWRKAVYANAELPPGAADRDAYVVCVLEQLYRALQRRDVFASPSHRWSDPRARLLDGTEWEAVREDVLAGLSLDMPVEEHLAALVTALDAAWKQMAERLETAGQDTKVTIEVPPGGRAKLNVSKLGALGEPKSLTWLRGRVEKMLPKIDLPELLFEVHGWTGFLDAFVHLGDGTTRMKDLTTSLVALLVSEACNIGMTPVINPTHEALHRSRLVHVDQFYLRADTIAAANAALIEAQGQVPIVRYWGDGLLASVDGLRFVVPVRTINAAPSPKYFGFKRGITWLNAVNDQVAGIGQMVVPGTPRDSLHILDALLNLDGGVKPEMVATDKASYSDIVFGIFRILGYNFSPRFKDLEDQRFWRASLPGVGTGTYGPLEPLARNRVNLNKVITHWPDMLRVAGSLVTNQVRAYDLLRMFGREGHPTPLGQAFAEYGRIAKTEHLLRVVDPVDDTYRRQMNRQLTVQESRHKLARDVCHGKRGTIHQAYRDGMEDQLGSLGLVLNAVVLWTTRYIDATVVHLRAEGHEIRDEDIARLSPLKHRNLNVLGRYSFTASTPAGGALRPLRDPDTVELDEDDEG comes from the coding sequence ATGCCGGTGGAGTTCTTAACTGATGATCAGGCCGAGGCGTACGGGAAGTTCGCCGAGGAGCCGACGAGACCTGAATTGGAGCGGTTCTTCTTCCTGGACGATGTCGACCGGGATCTGATCGCGCTGCGGCGTACGAAGCATCATCAGCTGGGCTTTGCTCTCCAGATGTGCACGGTGCGCTACGTGGGGCTGTTTCTGGAGGATCCTCTCGTGGTGCCGTGGCCAGTGGTCGAGCACCTGGCCGTGCAGCTCGGCATCGAGGACCCGTCGTGTGTGAAGCGGTACACCGAGCGGCTGAAGACGGCGTACGAGCACGCGTGGGAGATCCGGGACGCCTACGGCTATCACCCCTACGAAGATGCGGAGTGGGGTCGGAAGTTCCGGACGTTCCTGCACGGCCGGGCGTGGACGCATGCGGAGGGGCCGGTCGCGCTGTTCAACCAGGCAGTGGGCTGGCTGCGGCGGAACCGGGTGCTGCTGCCCGGTGTCTCGGTGCTGGCCCGGCAGGTGTCGGAGGTTCGCACGATCGCGGAGAAGCGGCTGCACGCCACCGTGGCCAGGGCGGCTCACCGCGCGGACCCGGCGCTGCCGGCGGACCTGGTGGCCACGCTGGTGACGCCGGAGGGCGGCCGGTACTCGGAGCTGGAGCGGCTGCGCCGGCCGCCGACGCGTACGACGGGCACTGCGTTCGCGCGGTCGCTGGAGCGGGTCGATGAGATCGGTGCGTTCCAGCTGGGCCGGTTGAAGCTGTCGCAGATCCCGCCGAACCGGCTCGCGGCGCTGGCCCGGTACGGGCTGGGGTCAAAGGCCGCGAGCCTGGAGCGGGCTGTGGAGCCCAAGCGCACGGCGATGCTCACCGCGGTGATGCGTCACCTTGAGGCCAAGGCGATCGATGAGGCACTGGACCTGTTCTCGGTGCTGCTGGCGACGAGGCTGATCAGCACGGCGAAGCGGGCGACGGACAAGCAGCGGCTCTCGATGCTGCCGCAGCTGGAGAAGGCGTCGCGGACCCTGGCGCGGGCGGCGAAGGTGCTGTTCGGGGAACTGGAGCTGGTCGAGAGCCACGGCACGGATCTGGACGCGGCCGCGCTGTGGCGGGCGGTGGAGGAGGTCGCCCCGAGGGCGGTAGTGATGAGCGCGGCGGCGCTGGTGGTCTCGCTGGTGCCGGAGGACGAGGACTCGGCGGCGGTCGCCGTGCGGGCGGCGCTGGCCACTCGGTACAACACGGTGCGGCCGTTCCTGTCGCTGCTCGGCGAGTCGAAGGCGCTGGACGCGGCGACCGGCGGGAAGCGGGTGCTGGCCGGGGTGAAGCGGCTGCCCGCCCTGGCCCGGCGGCGGGTGAAGGACAAGCCGCTGCTGCCGCGCGAGGTCGACGACAAGCTGGTGCCGGCCGCGTGGCGCAAGGCGGTGTACGCCAACGCCGAGCTGCCGCCGGGGGCCGCGGACAGGGACGCATACGTCGTGTGTGTGCTGGAGCAGCTGTACCGCGCGCTTCAGCGCCGGGACGTGTTCGCCTCTCCCTCGCACCGCTGGTCCGACCCGCGCGCCCGGCTGCTGGACGGCACGGAGTGGGAGGCCGTGCGGGAGGACGTCCTGGCCGGGCTGAGTCTGGACATGCCGGTCGAGGAGCACCTGGCCGCGCTGGTGACGGCGCTGGATGCGGCGTGGAAGCAGATGGCGGAGCGGCTGGAGACGGCCGGGCAGGACACGAAGGTCACCATCGAGGTCCCGCCGGGCGGCCGGGCGAAGCTGAACGTGTCCAAACTCGGTGCCCTGGGCGAACCGAAGTCCCTGACGTGGCTGCGGGGGCGGGTGGAGAAGATGCTCCCGAAGATCGACCTGCCGGAGCTTTTGTTCGAGGTGCACGGCTGGACCGGGTTCCTGGACGCCTTCGTGCACCTGGGCGACGGCACAACCCGCATGAAGGACCTGACCACCTCACTCGTGGCCCTCCTGGTCTCGGAGGCGTGCAACATCGGCATGACCCCGGTCATCAACCCCACACATGAGGCGCTTCACCGTTCCCGGCTGGTGCACGTCGACCAGTTCTACCTGCGGGCCGACACCATCGCCGCGGCGAACGCCGCACTGATCGAGGCGCAGGGCCAGGTGCCGATCGTGCGGTACTGGGGAGACGGGCTGTTGGCCTCGGTCGACGGATTGCGGTTCGTCGTCCCCGTCCGCACCATCAACGCCGCCCCGTCGCCGAAGTACTTCGGGTTCAAGCGCGGCATCACCTGGCTCAACGCCGTCAACGACCAGGTCGCGGGCATCGGGCAGATGGTGGTCCCGGGCACCCCTCGCGACTCCCTGCACATCCTGGACGCCCTGCTGAACCTCGACGGCGGGGTGAAGCCGGAGATGGTCGCCACCGACAAGGCCTCGTACAGCGACATCGTGTTCGGCATCTTCCGCATCCTGGGCTACAACTTCAGCCCCCGGTTCAAAGACCTGGAAGACCAGCGGTTCTGGCGCGCGTCCCTTCCGGGCGTGGGGACAGGTACGTACGGGCCGCTGGAGCCGCTGGCCCGCAACCGGGTCAACCTGAACAAGGTGATCACCCACTGGCCGGACATGCTCCGGGTCGCCGGTTCCCTGGTCACCAACCAGGTTCGCGCCTACGACCTACTGCGGATGTTCGGACGCGAAGGCCACCCGACCCCGTTGGGGCAGGCATTCGCCGAGTACGGCCGGATCGCCAAGACCGAGCACCTGCTCCGCGTCGTCGACCCGGTCGACGACACCTACCGCCGCCAGATGAACCGCCAGCTCACCGTGCAGGAGTCCCGGCACAAGCTGGCCCGCGACGTGTGCCACGGCAAGCGCGGCACCATCCATCAGGCGTACCGGGACGGGATGGAGGACCAGCTCGGCTCACTGGGCCTGGTCCTCAACGCCGTGGTGCTCTGGACCACCCGGTACATCGACGCCACCGTCGTACACCTCCGTGCCGAGGGCCACGAGATCCGGGACGAGGACATCGCCCGCCTCTCCCCGCTCAAGCACCGCAACCTCAACGTCCTGGGCCGCTACAGCTTCACCGCCTCGACCCCGGCTGGCGGCGCCCTACGCCCGCTTCGCGACCCAGACACAGTCGAACTCGACGAGGACGACGAGGGGTAG
- a CDS encoding IS630 family transposase, whose translation MTASADVPVPRRGPKLEPLLLSSDERVVLERWVRRASSAQAVALRARIVLACAGADVPPIVVVARELHIAADTVRKWRRRFLAARLDGLVDEPRPGRPPTISVDQVEAVVVGTLEEIPKNATHWSRSSMAARSGLSKSTVGRIWRKFQLKPHLSDTFKLSSDPLFVEKLYDVVGLYFNPPEGAVVLSVDEKSQIQALDRSQPVLPMMPGMPERRTHDYVRNGLTTLFAAFDVATGEVITSLHRRHRAAEFKKFLIKIDKEVPEHLQVHLICDNYGTHKTPAIKTWLAKHPRFHLHFTPTGSSWINQVERWFGFLADQKIRRGAHKSVRSLEADIRAWVKQWNENPTPFTWTKTAEEILDSLARFCQRISGAGH comes from the coding sequence ATGACTGCTTCCGCGGATGTGCCGGTGCCTCGTCGTGGTCCGAAGTTGGAACCGTTGTTGTTGTCTTCCGATGAGCGTGTGGTGTTGGAGCGTTGGGTCCGCAGGGCGTCATCTGCGCAGGCGGTGGCCTTGCGGGCCCGCATCGTGTTGGCGTGTGCCGGTGCTGATGTGCCGCCGATTGTCGTGGTGGCACGGGAGTTGCATATCGCGGCCGACACGGTCCGCAAGTGGCGTCGCCGGTTCCTGGCGGCCCGGCTGGACGGGCTGGTCGACGAGCCCCGGCCTGGCCGGCCACCCACCATCAGCGTTGATCAGGTGGAGGCGGTAGTGGTCGGCACGCTGGAGGAGATCCCGAAGAACGCCACTCACTGGTCGCGTTCATCGATGGCCGCCCGCAGTGGCCTGTCGAAGTCGACAGTGGGCCGGATCTGGCGGAAGTTCCAGCTCAAGCCCCATTTGAGCGACACGTTCAAGCTGTCGTCGGACCCGCTGTTCGTGGAGAAGCTCTACGACGTGGTGGGGCTGTATTTCAACCCGCCCGAAGGAGCGGTGGTGCTGTCGGTGGACGAGAAGTCCCAGATCCAGGCTCTTGACCGCTCTCAGCCAGTGCTGCCGATGATGCCCGGCATGCCCGAGCGCCGCACTCACGACTATGTTCGCAACGGGCTGACCACCTTGTTCGCGGCCTTCGACGTCGCGACCGGTGAAGTCATCACCTCACTGCACCGTCGCCACCGGGCCGCGGAGTTCAAGAAGTTCCTCATCAAGATCGACAAAGAGGTCCCCGAACACCTTCAGGTCCACCTGATCTGCGACAACTACGGCACCCACAAAACCCCGGCCATCAAGACGTGGCTGGCCAAACACCCACGGTTCCACCTGCACTTCACACCCACCGGCTCCTCCTGGATCAACCAGGTTGAGCGATGGTTCGGCTTCCTCGCGGACCAGAAGATCCGCCGTGGCGCCCACAAGAGTGTGCGCTCCCTGGAAGCCGACATCCGAGCCTGGGTCAAGCAGTGGAACGAAAACCCGACCCCGTTCACCTGGACCAAGACAGCCGAAGAGATCCTCGACTCACTCGCCCGCTTCTGCCAACGGATCTCCGGCGCAGGACACTAG
- a CDS encoding IS630 family transposase, which produces MTASADVPVPRRGPKLEPLLLSSDERVVLERWVRRASSAQAVALRARIVLACAGADVPPIVVVARELHIAADTVRKWRRRFLAARLDGLVDEPRPGRPPTISVDQVEAVVVGTLEEIPKNATHWSRSSMAARSGLSKSTVGRIWRKFQLKPHLSDTFKLSTDPLFVEKLYDVVGLYFNPPEGAVVLSVDEKSQIQALDRSQPVLPMMPGMPERRTHDYVRNGLTTLFAAFDVATGEVITSLHRRHRAAEFKKFLIKIDKEVPEHLQVHLICDNYGTHKTPAIKTWLAKHPRFHLHFTPTGSSWINQVERWFGFLADQKIRRGAHKSVRSLEADIRAWVKQWNENPTPFTWTKTAEEILDSLARFCQRISGAGH; this is translated from the coding sequence ATGACTGCTTCTGCGGATGTGCCGGTGCCTCGTCGTGGTCCGAAGTTGGAACCGTTGTTGTTGTCTTCCGATGAGCGTGTGGTGTTGGAGCGTTGGGTCCGCAGGGCGTCATCTGCGCAGGCGGTGGCCTTGCGGGCCCGCATCGTGTTGGCGTGTGCCGGTGCTGATGTGCCGCCGATTGTCGTGGTGGCACGGGAGTTGCATATCGCGGCCGACACGGTCCGCAAGTGGCGTCGCCGGTTCCTGGCGGCCCGGCTGGACGGGCTGGTCGACGAGCCCCGGCCTGGCCGGCCACCCACCATCAGCGTTGATCAGGTGGAGGCGGTAGTGGTCGGCACGCTGGAGGAGATCCCGAAGAACGCCACTCACTGGTCGCGTTCATCGATGGCCGCCCGCAGTGGCCTGTCGAAGTCGACAGTGGGCCGGATCTGGCGGAAGTTCCAGCTCAAGCCCCATTTGAGCGACACGTTCAAGCTGTCGACGGACCCGCTGTTCGTGGAGAAGCTCTACGACGTGGTGGGGCTGTATTTCAACCCGCCCGAAGGAGCGGTGGTGCTGTCGGTGGACGAGAAGTCCCAGATCCAGGCTCTTGACCGCTCTCAGCCAGTGCTGCCGATGATGCCCGGCATGCCCGAGCGCCGCACTCACGACTATGTTCGCAACGGGCTGACCACCTTGTTCGCGGCCTTCGACGTCGCGACCGGTGAAGTCATCACCTCACTGCACCGTCGCCACCGGGCCGCGGAGTTCAAGAAGTTCCTCATCAAGATCGACAAAGAGGTCCCCGAACACCTTCAGGTCCACCTGATCTGCGACAACTACGGCACCCACAAAACCCCGGCCATCAAGACGTGGCTGGCCAAACACCCACGGTTCCACCTGCACTTCACACCCACCGGCTCCTCCTGGATCAACCAGGTTGAGCGATGGTTCGGCTTCCTCGCGGACCAGAAGATCCGCCGTGGCGCCCACAAGAGTGTGCGCTCCCTGGAAGCCGACATCCGAGCCTGGGTCAAGCAGTGGAACGAAAACCCGACCCCGTTCACCTGGACCAAGACAGCCGAAGAGATCCTCGACTCACTCGCCCGCTTCTGCCAACGGATCTCCGGCGCAGGACACTAG